In a single window of the Flavivirga spongiicola genome:
- a CDS encoding porin family protein, with translation MKKLLLVTAISILGLAHINAQDVEFGIKGGLNFATVIGDNTSKDQTVTAFNFGAMAEIKISDKFSLQPELMYSGQGYDTNIDSEGIIALNYLNIPLIAKYYVTKRLSLEAGPQIGFLLSTKGGTEDYKDLFKTTDFGVNFGLGYKLDNGLNFGVRYVLGLSNINDVGGVTNKNGVLQLNVGYFF, from the coding sequence ATGAAAAAACTATTACTAGTAACAGCCATCAGCATTTTGGGATTAGCACATATTAACGCACAAGACGTTGAATTCGGAATTAAAGGCGGTTTAAACTTTGCTACAGTTATTGGAGACAATACCTCAAAAGATCAAACTGTAACCGCTTTTAATTTTGGAGCCATGGCTGAAATTAAAATTTCAGACAAATTCTCTTTGCAACCCGAATTAATGTATTCCGGACAAGGGTATGATACAAACATTGATTCTGAGGGTATTATAGCACTAAACTATTTGAATATTCCATTAATAGCAAAGTACTATGTTACAAAAAGGTTGAGCCTTGAAGCAGGACCTCAAATTGGTTTTTTACTTTCTACTAAAGGAGGCACTGAAGATTATAAAGATCTTTTTAAAACAACAGATTTTGGTGTGAATTTCGGTCTTGGCTATAAATTGGATAATGGTCTTAATTTTGGAGTACGTTATGTTTTAGGTTTATCTAATATTAACGATGTGGGTGGTGTGACAAATAAAAATGGAGTATTACAATTAAATGTTGGCTACTTCTTTTAA